From the genome of Methanobrevibacter olleyae:
TTTTCTAAGTGTTTGAGCTATTTTAAATGCATCATGTCTGGTTGAATCTGATATAGCTGCAACATATGTACTTACAATAGGCTCTAATTCTTCTTTGCCATTTAACTCTTCAATCGCATTCATCAATCTATCAAATCCTAATGCAAATCCAGTGGATACAACATCCTCTCCACCAAACAATTTAACTAGATTATATGTTCCTCCACCACAAACCTGTTTTTGAGCTCCAAGACCTTGTACGTATACTTCAAATACAATTCCAGTATAGTAATCAAGACCTCTAGCTACTCCAAGATTTAATTTGTAGTTAAATAACTGAAAGCTTTCAAGTGTTTTTATAAGTTCTTCAAACTCTGCTAGGGATTCTTCTGTTTCCTCATAAGGTTCAACTAGTTTTCTTATATCTTCGATTATTGAAGCATCTCCAACCATATCCATCAATTTAAACAAAACTTCGTTGAGTTCTCCCTTATCTTTAATTATCGGATCTTTTCCAATTAAAGATTCTTTAAGAAGGTCTTTATCTCCCTTATCGATAACCACCATAATCTCTCTTTGGGTTTTAGCATCGATATCAAAGTGAGCAAACAATCCCCTGATAAGGCCTAAGTGGTTTATATTAATTTCAGCTGTTCTAATTCCAAGAGCTTCAAGAGAGTTATTGCACATAGCTATTACTTCTGCATCGCCTTCTGGGGTTTTTGCACCTATTAATTCACAACCAAATTGCCAAAATTGTCTAAATCTCCCTTTTTGCGGTCTTTCATATCTAAAACAACTTCCATAGTAGTAGAGCTTAATGGGCTTTGAAGTTTTTTGCAGTTCATTTAAGTATAATCTTGCAATAGGAGCAGTTATTTCAGGTCTAAGTGCAAGGTCTCTGTCTCCTTTGTCTTTAAAGTTGTATAGTTGATCTACAATTTCTTCTCCAGATTTTGTAGTAAATAACTTTAAATCTTCAAATAGGGGTGTTTGTACTTCACCAAAGCCATAATTTTCAAATACATTTCTCAATATATCTTCAGCTGCTTTCCTTTGCCTCATTTCTTCAAAAAGGAAATCTCTTGTTCCTCTGGGTCTTTCAAATTCCATTCTAGACTCTCCAATCTTTTTAAATAATTCTAATCATGTTAATTTATTGCTAATCTCAATATATTTTTTAAAATTTTTCAATATTTCTTAAAATTTTTCAAAATCATAAATATATTTTTAAAGTTAATCGTTTAACAATATAATATTTAATATTTATTTTATATAATAGTTATTAGTATATAGTAAAGATTATAGAATAATTGCAATTATCAGAAAAATTAATTTAAGTAAATAATTAAATATAATATTAATTAAAATAAATATAAATTGAAAACAGTTTAGAGATAGTTTAATTGTGATATTTAGAATTAATTATAATTTTATAACTGTATTTTTATTGTGATAATATGGATAATGAATCTATGTATGAAGATTTTAAAAATGTTCTTTGCAAAGAGGAGACAGCATCTAAAAAATCTCTTTTAAAAGTATTAAAAGAACATGCTGGAACAATTTCAGTCTTTGATTTAATGAGTGTTTCAGCAGAAATGACTGAAGATACAAAATATGTCCAAGAGGAGTATAGGGAAAAGACTAATGAAGTTTATGTAAAGTACTTCTTAGGCCGTATTAAGGATATACGTGATGATGAAAATAATTATGAAGGGCATATTGATAAAAAAGAGTTTATAGATTCAATTGCAACATTAAAATCTTATCAAAAAGAAGAGTCAATTTCATCAAAGACTAAATTTCCTTTAATTTATGCTATTGTTTCTTTATATACAACCTATATTCTTGAAGAACCTATCCATCCAGTTGGAACCCCATTCCCTGGTTCTTTAAAAGTTGAGGAGAAAGACGGCGTATTTTATTGTCCTGTTAAAGAGGCAAATCTTGAATCTCCAAATGCAGTTTGTAGAATGTGTCTAGCAGAGCAACTAGATTTTTAATTATTTATTTAATTCTTTAATGGATATTTATTTAATTATTTATTGCATATTTATTTAATTTCTATTTCAATTTATTTAATTTTAATAATAGTGATATTATGGTTGATGGGAAAACAGAAATATTAGGTGTTATGGGAGATCCTATTAAACATACTTTCTCTCCAGCTATGCAAAATGCCGGATTGGAATCCTTAAATTTAAATTATATTTATCTTCCTTTTCATGTTAAACCTAATGGATTGTCTCAAGCTATTGAAGGAGCAAAAGCACTTGGAATAAAAGGTCTAAATATTACAATTCCTCATAAAACTGATGTTATAGGCCTACTTGATGAAATAGATTCACTAGCTTCTATGATTGGTGCAGTAAATACTATTCAATTTATTTATGAAGATGGGGATGGTGGGAATGTTTTAACTAAAGGATATAATACAGATGGCTATGGATGTCTTAGAGCCATTGAAGAGGAAACATCAGTTAAAAATAAAAAAGTAACTATTGCAGGTGCTGGAGGAGCATCGAAAGCTATTGCATTTCAAATAGCTAATTCTGAAATTAATGAATTATCTATATTAAACCGTAATTTTAATAAAGCAGAGTCCCTTGTAGATGATTTAAAAACTAACTTAGCGAAGTTAGATATTGATATTAATGTTGATGCTTATGAAATTGACTGTTTAAAAAGGGAATTGTCTGACAGTGATGTATTTATTGATACAACACCTATTGGAATGTATCCTAATGTAGATGATAAAGCTATTGCAAGTGCAAATCTCCTTCATGAAGATTTAGTAGTTAATGACATTGTATATACACCAATGGAAACATCTTTAATAAAAGAAGCTAGAAAGGCAAATGCTATTGTTGTTCCAGGATATAAGATGTTATTATATCAGGGGATTTCCAGCTTTGAAATATGGCTATCTCATGAGGCACCTATAGAAGAGATGGAAAAAGCACTGTTAGGTGCTTTAGGTATTTGAATAATTAATTTATTTATCAAATATTAATCAATTATCTCAATTACCAATCAATTATCTCTATTATTAATTTATATTTAATTTAATTTATTATACTTTAATTTAGCTTACTTTAATTATTATATTTTTTTTATTAAGTGATTTTATGGATTTAGACTTTTTATCAAACTTTGTATTTGAAAATGAAAAAAACACTGAGGTAGAAACTAAAAAAGGCCTTTTAAAGTTTTTAAAACAAATTGGTGTAGATACTCGTTTTATTAGTTTTTATCAAAAAAATACTATCTTAGATGATTCAGCTATTGATGATGATGTGAAATTGTATATTGAAAATTTAAGGTTTTCTAAGTTTTCTAAAAAAAGAACTAATCTTTTTCATAAGTATTATCCAAATATAGAGGTTCTAAGATCTTCACTGTTTCAAAAGATATGCTCAAGAGCTTCTAAAACTTTAGCAAATTCTCTAAATCCTCAAAGCACTGTTCTTATTCCTAAAATAGATAATAAAGATAATGATAAATATGATAATAAATATAATGAACTTTTATACATTGTTTTAGAGCCTTATTCCAGAAAATATGCTATTAATTTCATTGAATTTAATGAAAACATATCTGTTGATGACTTTGATTCTGTTATTTCTCCTTTAAATCTAAATCAGGAGGTAAGTCATATTTTAAATGATATTTTTAATGGCAATGGGATAGAGTGGGATAAAAAATTCAATCTATCTAAGTTTTATAATTTTGATAATTTAGATATTAATGGTAAGGATATTGTTTTTCCATTTATAAATGTTCCTGAAGAATGGATTAATGATTTTTTAGGTGTAAAAACAGAATATGAAGTTGACTATAATAATATTATTGTTGCAGAATCATTTATGGGATTTTTAGCTGAAATAAATCCTCAATTTAAAGAAAATATTTTGCTTGCATCTTCATTTTTAGAAACCCATCAAAAAGATTAAATATTCTAAAAAATAAAGAAAAGCAAAGATAAATTAAATATTCTAAAAAATTAAAAAAAATAAAGAAAAGCAAAGATAAATTAAATATTCTAAAAAATTAAAAAAAATAAAGAAAAACAAAGGTAATTGATTAGCTAATAATTGCCAATTTCCTCTTTATTTTTCTTTTTCTCAGCTTTAGTCATTTTTCGATAAGTGATTTTTGCTTTATAGGGTTTGTAACCTTTAATTTTCTTTTTATAAATCATATACATTTTTGACGTTTTATAATAAAGGGTTCTTGTAATTACTTTACCTTTTTTATTTTTAAAATAAATTTTAGCCTTTATTAATCTGTATGTATGTGGCAGATAGTCTCCCCTATTTTTGCTGCGAAAGTTTATATATACATAGGTTCCTTTTAAGTATTGGTTTTCATGTTTTTGGTAGAAAGTTCCAATATAATCTCCATGTCCAACATGTTTTTCTTTACCCATTTTTACTGTAACTGTTTTAGCAGAAATTGCACCCATTGAAAAACCAATAACTGCAATAGATAAAACTATTAAAGCAATAATTTTCCTTTTGTCCATTTTTCCACCTCCATTACAAGGTAATAATTAATATATAATTAATAATAAATATGCATTTCTATAATTTTAAATTATGATTCAAATAATATTGTTGTTTAGTATAAAATTGTTTAATATATTATTAAATTAATTATATAGTAATTAAGATTCTTTATTTTTTTTAAATTCAGTATTGTTGTTGATCTTTTTAATTAAATAGTGACTTTGTTGAAATCTCATTTTATAATTAATTGTTATTGGCTTATGGATGTAGGCATTAATTGTGATATTGGTGTTTTTCTGGCTTTTTTGCCTATTTATTTCTAAATAACTGTATAATATGTCAGTAGATCTGGAAATCATTCTAAGTAATGGTATTAGTATATTTTTTTGTATAAGGTTTTACCTGAAAAATAAAGCTTATTTGAATTATGAAAGCTATGTTTTTAGTATTTTTTGCAAAAATCAGGAACTTTAGATTAACTTTAAATGAATTTAAGCTAATTTAAAAATATTTTATAAAGATAAGTAATGGTTTTAAAGTGAAAAAAGAGAGGATTCAAATAAAGCCATTTATTATTATTTAAAAAAAATAGGTGTTTAATTTTAAAACTTTTAAAAAAAAGTAAAATAGATAAGGGTTTTACCCTCTTATCTTTTTTTATGTAATTTTTATTGTGTTTTTTATTTTTGATTTACCGTATTGTGTGTAAATCTTATAATTGCCTTTCTTTAGGTATCTGATTTTTAGTATTGCCCTTCCTCTTTTATTGGTTTTGACCTTGTAAGTTTTTCCTTTTAATCTAAATC
Proteins encoded in this window:
- a CDS encoding shikimate dehydrogenase; this translates as MVDGKTEILGVMGDPIKHTFSPAMQNAGLESLNLNYIYLPFHVKPNGLSQAIEGAKALGIKGLNITIPHKTDVIGLLDEIDSLASMIGAVNTIQFIYEDGDGGNVLTKGYNTDGYGCLRAIEEETSVKNKKVTIAGAGGASKAIAFQIANSEINELSILNRNFNKAESLVDDLKTNLAKLDIDINVDAYEIDCLKRELSDSDVFIDTTPIGMYPNVDDKAIASANLLHEDLVVNDIVYTPMETSLIKEARKANAIVVPGYKMLLYQGISSFEIWLSHEAPIEEMEKALLGALGI
- the hisS gene encoding histidine--tRNA ligase; translation: MEFERPRGTRDFLFEEMRQRKAAEDILRNVFENYGFGEVQTPLFEDLKLFTTKSGEEIVDQLYNFKDKGDRDLALRPEITAPIARLYLNELQKTSKPIKLYYYGSCFRYERPQKGRFRQFWQFGCELIGAKTPEGDAEVIAMCNNSLEALGIRTAEININHLGLIRGLFAHFDIDAKTQREIMVVIDKGDKDLLKESLIGKDPIIKDKGELNEVLFKLMDMVGDASIIEDIRKLVEPYEETEESLAEFEELIKTLESFQLFNYKLNLGVARGLDYYTGIVFEVYVQGLGAQKQVCGGGTYNLVKLFGGEDVVSTGFALGFDRLMNAIEELNGKEELEPIVSTYVAAISDSTRHDAFKIAQTLRKADIPTEVDLSRKKFKKLLAYANKIGVKYTVLVGERDLEEGKVTIKDMESGKQELVAIDDVAKYIKSN
- a CDS encoding DUF2115 domain-containing protein, with amino-acid sequence MDNESMYEDFKNVLCKEETASKKSLLKVLKEHAGTISVFDLMSVSAEMTEDTKYVQEEYREKTNEVYVKYFLGRIKDIRDDENNYEGHIDKKEFIDSIATLKSYQKEESISSKTKFPLIYAIVSLYTTYILEEPIHPVGTPFPGSLKVEEKDGVFYCPVKEANLESPNAVCRMCLAEQLDF